One window of the Macrobrachium nipponense isolate FS-2020 chromosome 22, ASM1510439v2, whole genome shotgun sequence genome contains the following:
- the LOC135198692 gene encoding uncharacterized protein LOC135198692 isoform X2, translated as MAAYINALELISEVQMRPIIWDTSSDEYKDRAKKAEAWAEVCRTLFLDYELRSAADQINLEREVLGRWKSIRDCYTKDYKKFANKSSQGHRTKKSRRYIFSKQLAFLRKVMKTKTSGSTASPLQDTDEGTESILDMSNAPGKVHPLPFERVKRARSPAGGEAKQILDKRKRVSSSNEIVQAKERGKNLSLEDRIRQLIEEHGEQRNDEDKDFFMSMLPSVRRLNEDQKLEFRVQVLLALQNVRAGQRNLQSPWPQSSNPSCVLVQRSQASAVGQTGHSDAVEMVSNESTGGAPRSAPESPCKTKQECDSPSPAPPSPETKDYHLLM; from the exons ATGGCGGCCTACATCAATGCCTTGGAGTTGATCTCCGAGGTGCAGATGCGACCCATCATTTGGGACACTTCGTCAGACGAGTACAAAGACCGAGCTAAGAAGGCCGAGGCGTGGGCGGAGGTCTGTCGAACACTGTTCTTGGACTATGAGCTGAGGTCTGCAGCTGACCAGATAAATTTGG AAAGAGAAGTTCTCGGGAGGTGGAAGAGCATTCGAGACTGCTACACGAAGGATTACAAGAAGTTTGCAAATAAAAGTAGCCAGGGCCACCGGACCAAAAAGTCTCGTCGTTACATTTTCTCGAAGCAGTTGGCTTTCCTGAGGAAGGTCATGAAAACCAAAACTAGCGGGAGTACGGCATCTCCACTCCAAGACACTGACGAGGGGACAGAGAGCATCTTGGATATGTCGAATGCGCCGGGAAAAGTTCATCCGTTGCCCTTTGAAAGGGTGAAGAGGGCTAGGTCTCCAGCTGGCGGAGAGGCGAAGCAAATCCTGGATAAGAGAAAAAGGGTTTCTTCGAGCAATGAGATCGTGCAGGCCAAGGAGAGAGGCAAGAATTTGTCGCTGGAAGACAGAATAAGGCAATTGATCGAAGAACACGGTGAGCAGAGGAATGACGAAGACAAGGACTTCTTCATGTCGATGCTCCCTTCAGTGCGTAGACTTAACGAAGACCAAAAGCTCGAATTCAGAGTACAGGTCCTGCTGGCACTGCAAAATGTCAGAGCAGGACAGCGCAATTTGCAAAGCCCTTGGCCGCAGTCCTCAAATCCTTCTTGTGTGCTTGTTCAACGTAGTCAGGCCAGTGCTGTTGGTCAGACTGGACATTCTGATGCTGTTGAAATGGTCAGTAACGAAAGCACTGGTGGAGCACCTCGCTCTGCACCAGAGTCTCCGTGTAAAACCAAGCAAGAATGCGACAGTCCTTCTCCAGCGCCGCCTTCCCCAGAGACAAAAGACTATCACCTCCTAATGTAG
- the LOC135198692 gene encoding uncharacterized protein LOC135198692 isoform X1 gives MCVYPATLLKAWSSSISSIMAAYINALELISEVQMRPIIWDTSSDEYKDRAKKAEAWAEVCRTLFLDYELRSAADQINLEREVLGRWKSIRDCYTKDYKKFANKSSQGHRTKKSRRYIFSKQLAFLRKVMKTKTSGSTASPLQDTDEGTESILDMSNAPGKVHPLPFERVKRARSPAGGEAKQILDKRKRVSSSNEIVQAKERGKNLSLEDRIRQLIEEHGEQRNDEDKDFFMSMLPSVRRLNEDQKLEFRVQVLLALQNVRAGQRNLQSPWPQSSNPSCVLVQRSQASAVGQTGHSDAVEMVSNESTGGAPRSAPESPCKTKQECDSPSPAPPSPETKDYHLLM, from the exons atgtgtgtttacccTGCTACGTTACTTAA AGCGTGGTCCTCCTCCATCAGCAGCATCATGGCGGCCTACATCAATGCCTTGGAGTTGATCTCCGAGGTGCAGATGCGACCCATCATTTGGGACACTTCGTCAGACGAGTACAAAGACCGAGCTAAGAAGGCCGAGGCGTGGGCGGAGGTCTGTCGAACACTGTTCTTGGACTATGAGCTGAGGTCTGCAGCTGACCAGATAAATTTGG AAAGAGAAGTTCTCGGGAGGTGGAAGAGCATTCGAGACTGCTACACGAAGGATTACAAGAAGTTTGCAAATAAAAGTAGCCAGGGCCACCGGACCAAAAAGTCTCGTCGTTACATTTTCTCGAAGCAGTTGGCTTTCCTGAGGAAGGTCATGAAAACCAAAACTAGCGGGAGTACGGCATCTCCACTCCAAGACACTGACGAGGGGACAGAGAGCATCTTGGATATGTCGAATGCGCCGGGAAAAGTTCATCCGTTGCCCTTTGAAAGGGTGAAGAGGGCTAGGTCTCCAGCTGGCGGAGAGGCGAAGCAAATCCTGGATAAGAGAAAAAGGGTTTCTTCGAGCAATGAGATCGTGCAGGCCAAGGAGAGAGGCAAGAATTTGTCGCTGGAAGACAGAATAAGGCAATTGATCGAAGAACACGGTGAGCAGAGGAATGACGAAGACAAGGACTTCTTCATGTCGATGCTCCCTTCAGTGCGTAGACTTAACGAAGACCAAAAGCTCGAATTCAGAGTACAGGTCCTGCTGGCACTGCAAAATGTCAGAGCAGGACAGCGCAATTTGCAAAGCCCTTGGCCGCAGTCCTCAAATCCTTCTTGTGTGCTTGTTCAACGTAGTCAGGCCAGTGCTGTTGGTCAGACTGGACATTCTGATGCTGTTGAAATGGTCAGTAACGAAAGCACTGGTGGAGCACCTCGCTCTGCACCAGAGTCTCCGTGTAAAACCAAGCAAGAATGCGACAGTCCTTCTCCAGCGCCGCCTTCCCCAGAGACAAAAGACTATCACCTCCTAATGTAG